In one window of Chiloscyllium punctatum isolate Juve2018m chromosome 11, sChiPun1.3, whole genome shotgun sequence DNA:
- the LOC140482729 gene encoding myc target protein 1 homolog: MAVNRTANNSMTSLLPDRFLEGVILSFSLSVVIGIVIGAFFWIAFTCLARRKQASASISPSTSQRNRSSSHNVMLTRTGFYRSNSYDRHGDNNLALANTLAFQRQASQDQADTYGRKSTFRASTFHPFAEMPLADGLDRMQSSSGLLGTDTSSTLNCSLGYQEQHWSEARHYDCHSSQTPPPAYDFVVEPSKESLP, translated from the exons ATGGCTGTCAATAGGACTGCAAATAATTCAATGACTTCCTTGTTACCTGACAGATTTCTTG AAGGTGTCATCCTGTCCTTCTCATTGTCTGTCGTGATTGGGATTGTCATCGGGGCATTCTTCTGGATTGCCTTCACCTGCCTGGCCCGCAGGAAGCAGGCCAGCGCTTCCATCTCCCCATCCACCAGCCAGCGCAACCGATCCTCATCCCACAACGTCATGCTGACCAGGACCGGCTTCTACCGCAGCAACAGCTACGACAGGCACGGTGACAATAACCTAGCCTTAGCCAATACACTGGCCTTCCAACGGCAAGCTTCCCAAGACCAGGCTGACACCTACGGGAGGAAGTCCACTTTCCGAGCCTCCACCTTCCATCCTTTTGCTGAAATGCCCTTGGCAGACGGGCTGGACAGAATGCAGTCTTCCTCTGGCTTGCTTGGCACTGACACCTCATCCACACTCAACTGCAGCCTGGGCTACCAGGAGCAGCACTGGTCAGAGGCCCGACACTACGATTGTCACTCATCCCAGACCCCACCTCCTGCATATGATTTTGTGGTGGAACCCAGTAAAGAGTCTCTACCATGA